The following proteins are encoded in a genomic region of Burkholderiales bacterium:
- a CDS encoding AlpA family phage regulatory protein, translating into MAKGTASSAAGTIPDALKNFDQLPSSGFVRQPIVESLYSISGATVWRWSKTGRIPKPTKLSAGITAWNVGELRQSLAAQ; encoded by the coding sequence ATGGCAAAGGGCACCGCGAGTTCTGCTGCCGGAACAATTCCAGACGCACTAAAAAATTTTGATCAGTTGCCAAGCAGCGGATTTGTCAGGCAGCCGATTGTCGAATCGCTCTATTCAATTTCTGGCGCAACCGTTTGGCGATGGTCGAAAACCGGGCGCATACCCAAACCAACGAAATTATCTGCAGGCATAACCGCCTGGAATGTCGGCGAGCTGCGTCAATCGCTGGCTGCACAGTGA